The sequence below is a genomic window from Salminus brasiliensis chromosome 6, fSalBra1.hap2, whole genome shotgun sequence.
GGAGGGAAAGCAGTGAACATCTGCTCCATCTGAACAGACGGCGAGAAAACAGAGCGCTGTTAGTCTGAAAGGATGTCAGTATAACAAAACTTTTACCATGTGGTTAGAACACTGTGTCACAGGCAAGCTGACACTGTGCTGCTTTTAGCAACAGTAATCTTGATAAAGATGAAAGTTTAATGAGTTGCCACACCTCCTCTGGAGAGAATCTGTCCGCCTGTGTTGTCAGCATCTCGGTCATGCTATAGAAAGACACCGTGTTATCAGTCCACAAATATCACCTACCAGGATCATGGTAGTTGTGCAGTATAAAAGGGCCATTGTAGTCACTGGGGAACACATTTATCAAAAAACTTTTGGTTGAGTTTGGCTGAATCTAGTTAAGCAGCTAATCATTTCTTCTACTCTGCATTGCTTAATAGATTAGGCCAATGTCTCTGCGGTCCACACAGTCCGATTATGCAAACTAGGCTGCAAAACAGCCTAAACCAACGCATTGACAAATACAGCCGTGACATTAAATCCATTTACAGTAACATAGCAATAAATAACTCTGATTATCTAATTACACTGGCAAAGTGTTGGCATAtttatattaggcagcaaaacCCACCTAAATATCAAAAGTGGAAGTTTTGGAAAAATTAATATCTTATGTTATCAAGTTTACCCATTTTTCCCGAAATCTGGATTGTCAATTACCCAACTCTTACTCCCCCCTTATCGCACGCAATTCTTCCAACACTGGGAAGGCCGACATGTGCACAGGCAGCGCCCACCTCATTTTctgaactgctgccgatgcaacgtcaccaaCGGCAACCAacgtgctcggaggaaagcatcATGTACCCAGCTCTCCAGTGCCGAccagcactgcactgaagtgatgtggggagaatgttccatctacccaccctgaagagagcaaggccaactgtgctctctctgggcccccggctgctgatggctagcagcatgaccgggattctcTGTCATAGCGATcttctggtcatagtgacagcgccttaaatacttatttgtttatttatttattcatttctttgaaatgcacatttatttattgtatatatgtttAGTTTTGGTAAGCAGAGAGAGGTTGTGATGGTCAgatatgtaattattttatcattttatcatttttgtagttttacaTGTCAGTTAATTCTGATATAATAAAATGATGAATGTGTTCATTGAGTGTTCATACAGTAGGTCATGGACAGATGTTACTAAATCAGCTGTAACAGCTCGGTTACTTACAAATCCTTTTTCAGGAAGCCTTTCCCTTCAGGGTCAAAGACTTTAAAGGCATTTAGGATGGTCTCCTCTGGATCTGCACCTGATCACAGAAATACAGAACACATACAAAATAAGACATATGCTGATGTGATGTCACATAATAGGTATCTTTTTGAGATTTTGACCCGGTTGTATTATGGTTTCTTTCCAGAGTACCTTTGAGCTTCTCCCCGAACATGGTGAGGAAGACCGTGAAGTTAATGGGTCCAGGAGCCTCCTTCAGCATCTCATCAATCTCGTCCTGCTTCACATTCAGCCGCCCTGCAGCACCAGCAGAGTGTCGAGAGGTCAGAGCCGTACACGCTTTCCGTGTCCCCATGCTAGGTCTACGAGGTCTTCGAGGGTACTAATAAATTCCATATCACagtattttctttgtatttcaggGTATCAGACgatatttacatttgcattaatcacgttaaagcagcattaggcaagaactggcatttcttgctcttggaCTCCCTCTACTGATGGGGAGTGTAATTCTCGCTTTGAGACACCTTTAAAGGAAACACTGTAAACATccatttctgaacaagctgagagatacaaaacCGTCATTTGGAGCAAAAgatgcatgtggactgatgcagtagagtaatattacaggatttggCTGGATACACAAATATGAGCATAAAGATGTTCATCGCAAgcattgtcctgcctgctttatcaaagttacatagtgctgtAGCCGTTTTGCGAGCCCAGAGTGGCAACAATAGAtacgccattctccctattacaggtctgTGGAGCATCAGAATgatttgaagctgctatttttaggtaaaatgctacatactgATGCTTTAATAAACTATACTTTACAGTTtctttaataagaagaaatacATGAGCAGAACATATGACAAAGAATTGTCTGGTAATGAATTTCTTAACATTTCTACTGATACACTCACTTGCAGGGCTGTACTTCCTGAATCCTGGTTCTCTATGATGATAGAGGAAACAACCTCATGCAACTTTAGCTTCATATCCCACTTTTATCCtataaatatttgtatatattctACAAGGGTTTTTATGAATGATGCCATAGGAGAATCACatttggttccaaaaagaaccacatttgtaaAAAAGGTGCCTATCCTTGTCACTTTCACAAAGATTCACTTTCtatttctccctctctatctatggacaaaagtattgggacacctgctcattcattgtttcttctgaaaaagtTAAAAAGGTGTTTATCCTGCATTTATCATTGGAGTAACTCAGAGTAGCTGCCTCTACTGTGTCATtgccaactccccagctcatctcaaatgttttggatggagcaccaaccatttcagagaacacagttccactgctccacagctcaatgctggggggctttatagccctttagcccacacctggcattaggcgtggtggcaatgggttcatgtttatctgctccagagaggccaATTCTATTGACATTACgtctctctacagggactagacaagcggtgTTCGTGCATTTGCACCTCTGTGTCAGAGCTAAATCTAAACTAGATTTTTAACATGACAATTGATTtagtttgtatgtatttattttgaacTGTTTGATCTTAGGAGCTACCAGTCCTAGGAGTTTTACCACTCCCAGTACtacacatgtttatttttttatacttcAAATGTCACATTTGATATAACAGAGCTCTAATCATGTCCTACACAGGCTGCTTTAGTCTCACCAGTCCTTTAATAAAACAAGCCCCCAATATCGCAGCCCTTATACGCATGTCAATTCAAAAGAAAAGGCCAGACCATTTGAGAATGCATAGCATAAACCCCTCCCCACCTACTTAACACTAAAAAAGGTCCTGTCAGAGGTCTAGTTGTGGTAAACGAAGGCCCCTCAGTTTtaaatttcattcattttttatgtttcaCGATACACTATTGTGAATGTTCCTTTTTCAATACTGTATTGAGACCATTACACCCTTGCCCAGCCCTGTGTGACACTGTTCACTGATTAGTGGCGGTTTAGTTTGCTCACCCAGAGCTGCAAACGTGTCTCTCAGGTCATTCTTGTCGATGAATCCGTCTCTGTTCTGGTCCATAATGGTGAAGGCCTGTGGCAGTTGGAAAgaaagggacagagagagggcgggagagagagagctgatggGTGTTGCAGTAGAGGTGCAATTGAAGTGCAAAGCTGTGCTCATAGCTTTCCTTACAAACACTGCCAACTTTTCCCTCTGATGCCTTttcctcgctttctctctctgtttttctgtctgcgCTCACTCAGCCTCCCTGTTAGCTGTTTGTGCCTTTGCGgttaggtgtgtttgtgtgtaggagagcaagagagagagagagagagagagtagaaagaggggaagtgtgtgtgcgtgtgtgtgtgcatgtccatCACTGCCATCTCGGATTAGCTTCACATTTATCCTGTTTGTCGTGCTCTTTCCACGGTCGCCTTGATACTTGGAAGAATGTCTGTCCTTCTCTATTTTCCACCCAACTTTCAGACGGCTGACAGTAtatgtgtgagcgtgtgtgtatgtgtgtgtgtgtgtgttgggagtgTAAATCACCTCACTGCTCTAATGGCACCTGACAGACTTTGAATTATTCACCGGTGATGCTAAACGGCAACACTGAAGCACCATGCGCCGAGCTCACACTGTACTGTAGAGCTCATAGAACTGGTCAAAGCAGAtatgggggagaaaaaaaatcactgtgtAAATTAAACAGCGCCGGTGATTGCCTGTACCTCTTTGAACTCCTGTATCTGTGCTTGTTCAAACATGGAGAAGACATTGGAGTTGGCCCCTTCCGCTCTCTTCTTTGCCTTCTTAGGTGCCTAGATCCAAGAAAAGTAGAAATTAGCCGTATTAATCACTTCAGCGTCGATGCCAGGCAAGGTTTTTTCGGCCTATTTCAGGTCCAGAGAGCCTAGTGGAAAATGTTTGCGTAGGGTTTATAATTAGCACAGTGAGGGAGTGGTCCCCTCTCAGGCTGAGGCTTGAGGATCAGATGTGGGATTAGACTCTGGCGCTGGCTGTTGACAGGCCCTGCTTTGAGCAATGTTTGAGTGGTAATCCCATGAAGACAGGGATTATTCTCAACTATTTACATTGCTGCCACAGAACCAGGAAAACAGCGGAGAAATGCGTTTCTGCTGCGTGACATCACACTCCCAGATCCGCCGCAGCCAGACAGCTGCTTGTTGGTGCTGTGTGGATTATATCCCAACAGCTGCGGTGTGGAAGTGGAGGTCGAAGCATTGGGATGGAGCAGGGAGTAGTTTCATGGACAAGTTTAGCTCTAGTGACGAGGCACAAATATCAAATATCGACCCATAACTACTCAgatccaatgtttttttttaaaggagctgTTTCGAGTTGAAGAACTCTGCTTAAGATGAGTATCTGAAAGTGGACTAGCTTAGATTGCAATGGCTTTTTTCAAACAACCAAAAAAtttgaaatggttcttttcTGTGATGGAAAACCTGTTGCATATGGTTCTTCAAAAACTCCAGATCAAGAGTTCCACAATTGCTTCAAACTCAAAACACTTAAATACTATAGGGAACCCTTTTTGCTAACCCCTTAAACAACCTATAGTCTGCCTGTGGTCTTTATAACCAAAGAATAGccacaccagtttgtacagtagTCCTGTAGTTATTGAATgataagccttgctgcgttaaggggttaagcattGTTGACTTGAGAAGTCAGAACTTAATGTACTGATCATACCCAAGACAAGAGTGCACACTTTGTGGAGAACGAGGAATTACTGATTGGTACAGAGATGGAAGCAGAGGTCGCCATGGCTTTTACTTCCTCACAAAGAGAAGCAGGAGCACAATCAGATTATAGGTATTGATATCAATCCACTAGCTATGTAACAGCAATTTATAGAGAAACATATGTATGATCAGTGTAAAATTAACACATCAAATTAGTATAAAATCACCACAAGAGCCAACAGCATATTCTCAGCATACACTCTACTACCCCACAGGAAGGAAAAGTCAGTCACAGACAACACTGACATCACACAATGCAAGGGTGTGCTATTTTCTGGCGCAATTTGTTACAGGATTGGATCAGATTCATTCACTTTTTCCCTTCAGTATCCAATCTAGCATTTTCTGATGATGGGTGGCACGATGCCGATACCCATTAATAGCGATTTGCCATCTATATTTGACATGAACACTCACAACAACATGATATTGGCATATTTTGATCTTACATATCATCACTGACAGGGCATTATTTATCTTCTCTTTGTGTGTCTAGGTTTTTTTAATACACAAAACAATCAGGAGCCCTACAATAAAAAgtataataaactaataaaatattagTATGATATGAATAGAAAGGAGGGCAAAAAAACTTAAAGTTTTGACTGAAAGTTCTGCAGATGCTAAGGATGGGGATAAGACCTtggacaaaaagaagaaaggaacTCACCATAGTTGAGAATGAAGGTTCCCAAGACAAAAAGCAGCACTTGAAATGTTACAGAAAGAGGACAGTGATGATTTTTATAGGTTCCTCCCTATCCTTGTCCTACCCCTTTGCTATAAATATTTCATGGTTCATATCCAGGTAGCAGACAGTGCGCCTTAACCCCTCGTCTATTGTAGGAATCCTGACTGAACAGGGTTTAGAGTATCAGCCAACAGGGCTTAAACGCATAGCACAGCAGATGTGTATTGAAGCTCTTCTGGAAGGTTAGATGTCTGCTAGTTTAGTTTAGATAGCCACTTGTTTGGACTAGGTCAGTTTTTGCCATTCCATTGTCGGTTTGTGTCGACTTCAGTTGGCTCCAGTATGACTGACAGTCAGCAGGGATATCAGTAAATCTGTGTACAGTGTAAAATAAAAGTagcattccattttaatatCACAAAATTATGTTAGAAAGAACAGCTtttgggtcagtgtagtgtaagGTGCCATGTAGTGATGAGTGAAACTACTATACGATCATGGATTTGGATATTTTCCAAATACATCATGTTATCATGGTATCAAATGATGTCTAATCATAACATAAACTAgcattaaaatgcattaataagGTTAATGACTTTATGAAGTTAATGCACTGTTACTCTGCTTAAAGAATGTCAGACAAATCTgtcatacagtggcatgcaaaggttaGAGCACCATTGGTCAAAATTTCTGTTGttgaagttaaagatgaaacttTCGAATCAGATTCAGATCATATTATTGCATTACTTAAAAgctgagatctggaagaccatgAAAACGTcctgagagaactgcttgtagtATTCCTAGAAAGGCAAGTCAAAACTCCCCTCAACTGCAAAAGATTCTACTGCATAGTGACACCTGAACTAAAACAATTCTCATGGaaagtcatcagaagaaagccTTTCCAGTCTTCTTATAACACAATTTGCCATCTATATTTGACATAAGCATGCACAACAACATGATATTGGCATGTTTTGATCTTACATATCATCACTGACGGCATTATTTATCTTCTCTTTGGGGGAAAAGGGAAAAAGCTTCTGCAGATGCTAAGGATGGGGATAAGACCTtggacaaaaagaagaaaggaacTCACCATATTTGAGAATGAAGGTTCCCAAGACAAAAAGCAGCACTTAAAAATGTTAcagtgtgaaatgtgaaatgttCTTATAACACAATTTAGCATCAGATGATTTCAAACTGAGCCATTTTGGAAATATTTCCTGTGGACAGATGTGGTTCAAATAAAACGTTATATTCACGATGAGTAAAGATGTGTTCCAACTGTGAAGCACAGGAGAGGATCAAGCGTGCTATGGGCTTGCGTTGCAGCCTGTGGCAGTGGGGAACAGTTTATTGGTAAAGTAAAGAATGGATTACTAGAAGCAAACATCATATTATCTGAAAAAgctgatcctaaacacacctcaaactcCAAAATGGACTGGCTCAAGAGGTGCAGACTAAGCTTTGCCATGGCCCTCGCGTTCCCCCAACCTAATCATCATCTGAagtctgtggatagaccttaaCTATTTCAATCAACAATAGGATTGGAATTATTTAAAAGACTATTAGCAGGCTACAAAAAGGGGCACCCAAACTTTTAAAATTGAACTAAACTGTTAAGCAATAGAGATTTAGGAACTGATATATGACTGATTATCTAAATTTAAATATATTGCTAAAGCTTGCTAAACATAGCCCGGCCCTAGCACCATTTCCATTAGAGACTATTCAGAGCAGTCATTAGTCTGCTCAACTGAGATTCCTCCAGTGGTTCCCAGTAGCCAATACAAACCCGTAGTCCCTGCATTCCAGACATTGCTCCTTGCTGCCCACAAAACTGTGATTCAGAATTGCATACCTACAAGGCAACTCAGATCGTCTACCTTAGGATGCCTGGCAGTGCCTTCTACGAGAACAAAGCAAGCAAGCCAGGATGATATCCTACTGCTTTGGGAGTCCTCAGTGGTACTTTCAtacttctttcttcttcctgACCCAGTTTAAAAATAACCTTTTCTTACACCATTTAGATTAATATCCCCATCTACCTGTTCGCAGTTTTAATAGTGCAAATGCTCTCTATGACTGAGTGCTGCACTTTTCAGTCTTATATAAGCTTGGTGTCACTTTACCATTACCATGGCTAAATGAATAAGCTGTGCTCCTAATAAATACAAAAGAATAATACATTGtgatttgatgtgtgtgttaacAACGTCTAATTGAGGAAGACCAATATTCACAGGTACCTTCAGTACCTAGCTCATCTAAAaaatccttcattaaagtaaatcaggtgaggtGCTGGTGTAAATGAACAATTCCATACAGtgtcttctaactgtgttcttctacaTGTGCCCTTCCAACTGTGCTCTTCTTACTGTGTTCTGCTATTGTTCTTCTAATTGTGCTCATCTAACTTTGCTCTTCTAAAAGTGCttgtttaactgtgttcttcgaACTGTTAGAAGGGCACAGgtagaacacagttaaaagagCACAGCAAAGTGGGCACAGCTAGCAGACCACAGTTGAAAGAACACAGCTTGAAGAGCGCAGCTGAAAtggcacagttagaagaacccAGTTTCTAATGATGCTCttttaactgtgctcttctaaccatgcttttgtgtgttttaactgtgttctacTAACTtggctcttctaactgtgctcctcCAGTGGTGCTCTTCTAACTGGGTTTTTTCTAACTTGGTTTTTCTAACTtggctcttctaactgtgctcctcCAGTGGTGCTCTTCTACCTGGGTTTTTCTAACTtggctcttctaactgtgctcctcCAGTGGTGCTCTTCTAACTGGGTTTTTCTAACTtggctcttctaactgtgctcctcCAGTGGTGCTCTTCTAACTGGGTTTTTCTAACTtggctcttctaactgtgctcctcCAGTGTTGTTCTTCTAACTGGGTTTTTCTAACTtggctcttctaactgtgctcctcCAGTGGTGCTCTTCTAACTGGGTTTTTCTAACTTGGCTCTTCTAACGGTGCTCCTCCAGTgttgttcttctaactgtgtttttttctaaCTTGGTTTTTCTAACTtggctcttctaactgtgctcctcCAGTgttgttcttctaactgtgtttttttctaaCTTGGTTTTTCTAACTtggctcttctaactgtgctcctcCAGTgttgttcttctaactgtgtttttttctaaCTTGGTTTTTCTAACTtggctcttctaactgtgctcctcCAGtggtgctcttctaactgtattcttctaactgggctcttctaactgtgccaTTTCAGCTGCGCTCTTCAAACTGCGTTCTTTCAACTGTGTTCTGCTAGCTGTGCCCACtttactgtgttcttttaactgtgttctacctttgtttttcttaatcTTACTATTCTAAGTGTGTTCTACATGTGcccttctaactgtgctcttcaattcaatttaattttatttctatAGCACTTTTTTCAACAaatattgtcacaaagcagctttacagagatccgggtccaagttTCTTTTGAGCAAGCAAGTGGCAACAGTGGCGAGGGAAAAGTCCttcgggtcgagaggaagaaaccttgagaggaaccaagactcaaaagaggaacccatcctcctcaggtcgacaccagataataataaaaagcaaagcGGTAAATGGTAAAATGGTAAATGTAGCATCAAGTCATacaagatgaaaatggtgtTTTTCTTACTGtgtaactgtgctcttctgtgttttaCCTGTGTTCCtccaactgtgctcttctaatggtGCTTTTCCAACTGTGCTCTTTTGtgctctgtgttcttctaactgtgcgcAGGCCCAATGATGATGTTGTCCAACGGTGTTCCAATGCCATGACAGGTTTTTCCATTATGTCTGACAGAACatgtgtgctttggatcatgaacCCTACCTTTACTTGTCCAC
It includes:
- the myl2b gene encoding myosin, light chain 2b, regulatory, cardiac, slow: MSARFKCCAKTKAKKRAEGANSNVFSMFEQAQIQEFKEAFTIMDQNRDGFIDKNDLRDTFAALGRLNVKQDEIDEMLKEAPGPINFTVFLTMFGEKLKGADPEETILNAFKVFDPEGKGFLKKDFMTEMLTTQADRFSPEEMEQMFTAFPPDVAGNLDYKNLVHIITHGEEKD